The following proteins are co-located in the Physeter macrocephalus isolate SW-GA unplaced genomic scaffold, ASM283717v5 random_647, whole genome shotgun sequence genome:
- the LOC114485129 gene encoding collagen alpha-1(XVI) chain-like — MTFLSKGLQGERGLRGPTGEKGELGPPGQPGYPGAMGPPGLPGIKGERGYGGSPGEKGESGPPGSEGLPGPPGPAGPRGERGPQGNLGEKGDQGFQGQPGFPGPPGPPGFPGKAGAPGPPGPQAEKGSEGIRGPSGLPGPPGPPGSPGIQGPAGLDGLDGKDGKPGVRGDPGPAGPPGLMGLPGFKGKPGHPGLPGLKGDCGKPGPPGSSGRPGAEGEPGAMGPQGRPGPPGHVGPPGSPGQPGPAGISAVGPKGDRGSTGERGLSGLPGQPGPPGHPGPPGEPGADGAAGKEGPPGKQGIYGPPGPKGDLGPSGQKGQAGEKGRAGVPGGPGKSGSMGPSGPPGPAGERGHPGSPGPAGSPGLPGVPGSMGDMVNYDEIKRFIRQEIIKMFDERMAYYTSRMQFPMEMAAAPGRPGPPGKDGPPGRPGAPGSPGLPGQIGREGRQGLPGLRGLPGTKGEKGDIGVGIAGEVGLPGPPGPQGPPGYGKMGATGPMGQQGIPGIPGPPGSMGPPGKAGHCNPSDCFGAMPMEQQYPPMKNMKGPFG; from the exons ATGACTTTTCTCTCCAAGGGTCTTCAAGGAGAGCGAGGCCTCAGGGGCCCGACAGGAGAGAAGGGGGAACTG GGTCCTCCAGGGCAACCTGGCTACCCAGGTGCCATGGGCCCCCCGGGGCTGCCT GGCATCAAGGGGGAGCGCGGCTACGGGGGTTCCccgggagagaagggagaatcg GGCCCACCAGGATCTGAAGGCCTCCCAGGTCCCCCAGGCCCAGCA GGTCCCCGAGGAGAGCGAGGACCCCAAGGGAACTTGGGTGAGAAAGGTGACCAG GGATTTCAAGGCCAGCCAGGCTTTCCAGGCCCACCG GGTCCCCCTGGATTCCCAGGCAAAGCTGGAGCACCTGGCCCACCTGGGCCCCAAGCGGAGAAG GGCAGTGAAGGGATTCGAGGTCCATCAGGCCTGCCTGGtccccctggaccaccaggatCTCCCGGGATTCAG GGCCCTGCCGGTCTGGATGGTCTGGATGGGAAGGACGGCAAGCCTGGCGTGAGG GGGGACCCTGGTCCTGCTGGCCCCCCCGGACTCATGGGACTCCCG GGCTTCAAGGGAAAACCGGGACATCCTGGCCTCCCAGGACTGAAG ggTGACTGTGGAAAGCCTGGTCCCCCGGGCAGCAGTGGCCGCCCCGGAGCAGAG ggTGAGCCTGGTGCCATGGGACCCCAGGGAAGACCCGGCCCCCCTGGCCACGTT GGGCCCCCGGGGTCTCCAGGCCAGCCAGGCCCAGCTGGGATCTCTGCAGTG GGCCCAAAAGGAGACCGAGGATCCACTGGAGAAAGGGGCCTTTCAGGTCTTCCGGGCCAGCCTGGTCCCCCTGGACACCCTGGCCCCCCG GGTGAACCTGGTGCAGATGGTGCAGCTGGCAAAGAG GGACCCCCTGGAAAACAAGGAATCTACGGACCCCCTGGTCCAAAG GGTGACCTGGGACCTTCAGGGCAGAAGGGCCAggcaggggagaagggaagagctGGCGTGCCTGGCGGGCCTGGCAAGAGTGGCTCCATGGGACCTTCTGGGCCGCCGGGTCCTGCAGGAGAGAGAGGCCACCCTGGATCTCCTGGACCTGCAGGGAGCCCTGGTCTGCCCGGGGTGCCTGGCTCCATG ggAGACATGGTGAATTATGATGAAATCAAGAGGTTCATCAGACAAGAGATCATTAAAATGTTTGATG AGAGGATGGCTTACTACACCTCCAGGATGCAGTTTCCCATGGAGATGGCAGCAGCTCCGGGACGACCAGGGCCCCCAGGGAAGGACGGTCCCCCGGGCCGGCCAGGTGCCCCGGGATCACCTGGGCTCCCTGGTCAGATTGGCAGAGAAGGTCGGCAGGGCTTGCCCGGGTTGAGAG GATTGCCTGGTACCAAAGGTGAAAAGGGAGACATTGGTGTTGGCATTGCAGGAGAAGTTGGTCTTCCCGGCCCCCCAG GTCCTCAAGGTCCTCCAGGATACGGCAAGATGGGTGCAACTGGGCCGATGGGCCAGCAAGGCATTCCTGGCATCCCTGGCCCCCCAGGCTCCATGGGCCCGCCGGGCAAGGCCGGCCACTGTAACCCCTCTGACTGCTTTGGGGCCATGCCAATGGAGCAACAGTACCCACCCATGAAAAACATGAAGGGGCCTTTTGGTTGA